The Solanum lycopersicum chromosome 6, SLM_r2.1 genome has a window encoding:
- the HSP17.8 gene encoding 17.8 kDa class I heat shock protein has translation MSLIPRIFGDRRSSSMFDPFSIDVFDPFRELGFPSTNSGESSAFANTRIDWKETPEAHVFKVDLPGLKKEEVKVEVEEDRVLQISGERNVEKEDKNDKWHRMERSSGKFMRRFRLPENAKMDQVKASMENGVLTVTVPKEEVKKPEVKSIEISG, from the coding sequence ATGTCTCTGATCCCAAGAATTTTCGGCGATCGACGAAGCAGCAGCATGTTCGATCCATTTTCAATTGACGTATTTGATCCATTCAGGGAATTAGGCTTCCCAAGTACCAATTCAGGGGAGAGCTCTGCATTTGCCAACACACGAATAGACTGGAAGGAAACTCCAGAAGCTCATGTGTTCAAGGTTGATCTTCCAGGGCTTAAGAAGGAGGAAGTCAAAGTGGAAGTCGAGGAGGATAGGGTTCTTCAGATCAGCGGAGAGAGGAACGTGGAGAAGGAAGATAAGAATGATAAGTGGCATCGCATGGAGCGAAGCAGCGGGAAATTCATGAGGAGATTTAGACTTCCGGAGAATGCAAAGATGGATCAAGTTAAGGCGTCTATGGAGAATGGAGTGCTTACTGTTACTGTTCCAAAGGAAGAGGTGAAGAAGCCTGAGGTCAAGTCCATTGAGATCTCTGGTTAA
- the LOC138349016 gene encoding 17.7 kDa class I heat shock protein-like — protein MSLIPRIFGDRRSSSMFDPFSIDVFDQFRGLGFPGTNSGETSAFANTRIDWKETPEAHVFKADLPGLKKEEVKVEIEEDRVLQISGERNVEKEDKNDTWHRVERSSGKFMRRFRLPENAKMDQVKASMENGVLTVTVPKEEVKKPDVKSIEISG, from the coding sequence ATGTCTCTGATCCCAAGAATCTTCGGCGACCGACGAAGCAGTAGCATGTTCGATCCATTTTCAATTGACGTATTTGATCAATTTAGGGGATTAGGCTTTCCAGGTACCAATTCAGGGGAGACCTCTGCATTTGCTAACACTCGAATCGATTGGAAGGAAACTCCAGAAGCTCATGTGTTCAAGGCTGATCTTCCAGGGCTTAAGAAGGAGGAAGTGAAAGTGGAGATCGAAGAAGATAGGGTTCTTCAGATCAGCGGAGAGAGGAACGTGGAGAAAGAAGATAAGAACGACACTTGGCATCGTGTGGAACGCAGCAGTGGAAAATTCATGAGGAGATTTAGACTTCCAGAGAACGCAAAGATGGATCAAGTCAAGGCTTCTATGGAGAATGGAGTGCTGACTGTCACTGTTCCAAAGGAAGAAGTGAAGAAGCCTGATGTCAAGTCTATTGAAATCTCTGGTTAA
- the LOC101249182 gene encoding UDP-glucose iridoid glucosyltransferase-like, giving the protein MEMEKQKSSRIVLVPCPFQGHINPMFELASLLYLKGFSITFAHSQFNFPNPSNHPCFSFLPIPHDLSQFQASSSNFIALLLALNDNIAMPLRDILVHQQQQNDEILCIIYDSIMYKVAEVANNLKLPSIILETSSASLFWTYAAFNRLESEGYFPLKDSIAEDFVPGLDPLRFKDLPIFNFPNVDDLLHLIKTTSDIRTSSAVIWNTTECLEQPILEKLKQHYEIPCFPVGPMHKSIKNVINRTSLTTEDRNCIMWLDKQVAKSVLYVSIGSLASITEREVTEIAWGLVSSNQHFLWVIRSGSITGSDPKSVFHEKNLKEAIEKRGYIVEWAPQKEVLGHFAIGGFWSHCGWNSTLESICEGVPLICRPCFGDQKMNSRYVSYVWKVGIVLENELERGEIERVVRKLMVSEEGQEIRQRAMDLKLEIEKSVAENGSSYKCLDDLVKFLLSL; this is encoded by the exons ATGGAAatggaaaaacaaaaatcaagtaGAATTGTACTAGTCCCTTGTCCATTTCAAGGTCACATAAACCCAATGTTTGAATTAGCCTCGCTTCTTTACTTGAAGGGCTTTTCTATTACATTTGCTCACTCCCaatttaactttccaaatccaTCAAATCATCCttgtttctcttttctccctATACCACATGATCTCTCTCAATTTCAAGcctcttcttctaattttatagCATTATTGCTAGCTCTTAATGATAACATCGCGATGCCTCTTCGAGATATATTGgttcatcaacaacaacaaaatgatGAGATTTTGTGCATTATTTATGATTCTATTATGTATAAAGTAGCAGAGGTGGCTAACAATCTTAAGCTTCCTAGTATCATTTTGGAAACTAGCAGTGCTAGCCTTTTTTGGACTTATGCTGCTTTTAACAGACTTGAATCTGAAGGTTATTTTCCGTTAAAAG ACTCAATTGCCGAAGACTTTGTGCCCGGACTTGACCCACTCAGGTTCAAAGATCTTCCCATTTTCAATTTCCcaaatgttgatgatttgttacATTTGATTAAGACTACATCAGACATCAGAACATCCTCAGCCGTAATTTGGAACACAACAGAGTGTCTTGAACAACCAATCCTAGAAAAACTCAAACAACATTACGAGATACCATGTTTTCCAGTAGGTCCAATGCACAAATCCATTAAGAATGTTATTAATCGTACTTCCTTAACAACAGAAGACAGAAATTGCATAATGTGGCTAGATAAGCAAGTTGCAAAATCCGTCCTCTATGTCAGCATTGGAAGTTTAGCTTCAATTACTGAGAGAGAAGTAACAGAAATAGCTTGGGGATTAGTGAGTAGTAATCAACATTTTTTATGGGTAATTCGATCCGGTTCAATTACTGGAAGTGATCCGAAATCAGTATTCCATgagaaaaatttgaaagaagcTATTGAAAAAAGAGGTTATATTGTGGAATGGGCACCACAAAAGGAAGTATTGGGACATTTTGCGATCGGAGGTTTTTGGAGTCATTGTGGATGGAATTCGACTCTGGAGAGTATTTGTGAAGGGGTTCCATTGATATGTAGGCCTTGTTTTGGGGATCAAAAGATGAACTCGAGGTACGTGAGTTATGTTTGGAAGGTGGGGATTGTGTTAGAGAATGAGTTAGAGAGAGGGgaaattgaaagagttgtgAGGAAACTAATGGTGAGTGAAGAAGGACAGGAGATTAGGCAAAGAGCTATGGATTTGAAATTGGAAATAGAGAAAAGTGTTGCAGAAAATGGTTCTTCTTATAAGTGCTTGGATGATTTGGTGAAGTTTCTATTGTCACTTTGA